Proteins co-encoded in one Marmota flaviventris isolate mMarFla1 chromosome 9, mMarFla1.hap1, whole genome shotgun sequence genomic window:
- the LOC139706935 gene encoding keratin-associated protein 5-4-like, with translation MTCCGCSGGCGSSCGGCGSSCCKPVCCCKPVCCCVPACSCSSCGSCGGCKGGCGSCGGCKGGCGSCGGCKSSCCQVSCCNPCCCQDSCCKPCCCQSSCCKPCCCQDSCCKPCCCQSSCCKPCCCQDSCCKPCCCQSSCCKPCCCQDSCCKPCCCKSSCCKPCCCQSSCCKPCCCQDSCCKPSCCQTSCCKPCCCQDSCCKPCCCQSSCCKPCCCQDSCCKPSCCQSSCCKPCCCQDSCCKPCCCQSSCCKPCCCQDSCCKPCCCKSSCCKPCCCQSSCCKPCCCQDSCCKPSCCQTSCCKPCCCQSSCCKPCCCQSSC, from the coding sequence atgacCTGCTGTGGCTGCTCCGGGGGCTGTGGCTCCAGCTGTGGGGGCTGTGgctccagctgctgcaagcccgtGTGCTGCTGCAAGCCCGTGTGCTGCTGTGTGCCAGCCTGTTCCTGCTCCAGCTGTGGCTCCTGTGGGGGCTGCAAGGGGGGCTGTGGCTCCTGTGGGGGCTGCAAAGGGGGCTGTGGCTCCTGTGGGGGCTGCAAGTCCAGCTGCTGCCAGGTCAGCTGCTGCAATCCCTGCTGCTGCCAGgacagctgctgcaagccctgctgctgccagtccagctgttgcaagccctgctgctgccaggacagctgctgcaagccctgctgctgccagtccagctgttgcaagccctgctgctgccaggacagctgctgcaagccctgctgctgccagtccagctgctgcaagccctgctgctgccaggacAGCTGTtgcaagccctgctgctgcaagtccagctgctgcaagccctgctgctgccagtccagctgttgcaagccctgctgctgccaggacagctgctgcaagccctcCTGCTGCCAGACCAGCTGCTGCAAACCCTGCTGCTGCCAGgacagctgctgcaagccctgctgctgccagtccagctgttgcaagccctgctgctgccaggacagctgctgcaagccctcctgctgccagtccagctgctgcaagccctgctgctgccaggacagctgctgcaagccctgctgctgccagtccagctgttgcaagccctgctgctgccaggacAGCTGTtgcaagccctgctgctgcaagtccagctgctgcaagccctgctgctgccagtccagctgttgcaagccctgctgctgccaggacagctgctgcaagccctcCTGCTGCCAGaccagctgctgcaagccctgctgctgccagtccagctgttgcaagccctgctgctgccagtcCAGCTGCTGA
- the LOC139707042 gene encoding keratin-associated protein 5-4-like, whose amino-acid sequence MTCCGCSGGCGSSCGGCGSSCCKPVCCCKPVCCCVPACSCSSCGSCGGCKGGCGSCGGCKGGCGSCGGCKGGCGSCGGCKSSCCQSSCCKPCCCQSSCCKPCCCQDSCCKPCCCQSSCCKPCCCQDSCCKPCCCQSSCCQSSCCKPCCCQDSCCKSSCCKPCCQSSCCKSCCCQDSCCKSSCCKPCCCQDSSCKSSCCKPCCCQSSCCKPCCCQDSCCVPVCCQCKI is encoded by the coding sequence atgacCTGCTGTGGCTGCTCCGGGGGCTGTGGCTCCAGCTGTGGGGGCTGTGgctccagctgctgcaagcccgtGTGCTGCTGCAAGCCCGTGTGCTGCTGTGTGCCAGCCTGTTCCTGCTCCAGCTGTGGCTCCTGTGGGGGCTGCAAGGGGGGCTGTGGCTCCTGTGGAGGCTGCAAGGGGGGCTGTGGCTCCTGTGGAGGCTGCAAGGGGGGCTGTGGCTCCTGTGGGGGCTGCAAGTCCAGCTGCTGTCAatccagctgctgcaagccctgctgctgccagtccagctgctgcaagccctgctgctgccaggacagctgctgcaagccctgctgctgccagtccagctgctgcaagccctgctgctgccaggacagctgctgcaagccctgctgctgccagtccagctgctgccagtccagctgctgcaagccctgctgctgccaggacagctgctgcaagtccagctgctgcaagccctgctgcCAGTCCAGCTGCTGCAAGTCCTGCTGCTGTCAGGACAGCTGCTGCAAGTCCAGCTGTTGCAAGCCCTGCTGCTGTCAGGACAGCTCCTGCAagtccagctgctgcaagccctgctgctgccagtccagctgctgcaagccctgctgctgccaggacAGCTGCTGTGTCCCTGTGTGCTGCCAGTGCAAGATCTGA
- the LOC114106585 gene encoding keratin-associated protein 5-4-like: MTCCGCSGGCGSSCGGCGSSCCKPVCCCVPACSCSSCGSCGGCKGGCGSCGGCKGSCGSCGGCKGGCGSCGGCKSSCCQSSCCKSSCCKPCCCQDSCCKSSCCKPCCCQDSCCKSSCCKPCCCQDSCCKPCCCKPCCCQDSCCQSSCCKPCCCKPCCCQDSCCQSSCCKPCCCQSSCCKSSCCKPCCCQDSCCKSSSCKPCCCQDSCCKSSCCKPCCCKPCCCQDSCCQSSCCKPCCCQSSCCKPCCSSGCGSSCCQSSCCAPICCQCKV, from the coding sequence atgacCTGCTGTGGCTGCTCCGGGGGCTGTGGCTCCAGCTGTGGGGGCTGTGgctccagctgctgcaagcccgtGTGCTGCTGTGTGCCAGCCTGTTCCTGCTCCAGCTGTGGCTCCTGTGGGGGCTGCAAGGGGGGCTGTGGCTCCTGTGGGGGCTGCAAAGGGAGCTGTGGCTCCTGTGGGGGCTGCAAGGGGGGCTGTGGCTCCTGTGGGGGCTGCAAGTCCAGCTGCTGTCAGTCCAGCTGCTGCAagtccagctgctgcaagccctgctgctgccaggacagctgctgcaagtccagctgctgcaagccctgctgctgccaggacagctgctgcaagtccagctgctgcaagccctgctgctgccaggacagctgctgcaagccctgctgctgcaagccctgctgctgccaaGACAGCTGCTGCCagtccagctgctgcaagccctgctgctgcaagccctgctgctgccaggacagctgctgccagtccagctgctgcaagccctgctgctgccagtcCAGCTGTTGTAagtccagctgctgcaagccctgctgctgccaaGACAGCTGCTGCAAGTCCAGCAgctgcaagccctgctgctgccaaGACAGCTGCTGCAagtccagctgctgcaagccctgctgctgcaagccctgctgctgccaggacAGCTGCTGCCAGTCTAGCTGCTGCAAGCCGTGCTGCTGCCagtccagctgctgcaagccctgctgctcCTCAGGCTGTGGGTCCTCCTGCTGCCAGTCCAGCTGCTGTGCCCCTATTTGCTGTCAGTGCAAGGTCTGA